A region of Nostoc sp. 'Peltigera membranacea cyanobiont' N6 DNA encodes the following proteins:
- a CDS encoding SET domain-containing protein gives MLIVSNTNLKGRGIFAQKHFLRGEIVERSPVVVIPAEQVEFLDKTILGNYYYDWEDKAAAIALGLASLFNHSYEPNTYYVKKFAEGEVELIAYRDIEAGEEITANYNGSPNDKSPIWFDVVNEISSLRN, from the coding sequence ATGTTGATTGTTAGTAATACAAACCTAAAAGGTCGAGGTATCTTCGCACAAAAGCACTTTTTGAGAGGAGAGATCGTTGAGAGATCGCCAGTTGTAGTTATACCCGCAGAACAGGTTGAATTTCTAGATAAAACAATTTTAGGTAACTATTACTACGATTGGGAAGATAAAGCTGCGGCGATCGCTCTCGGTTTAGCCTCACTGTTTAATCATTCTTACGAACCTAATACTTACTATGTGAAAAAATTCGCCGAAGGGGAGGTGGAATTAATTGCTTACCGAGATATAGAAGCAGGAGAAGAAATTACTGCCAACTATAACGGTTCTCCTAACGATAAATCTCCTATATGGTTCGATGTTGTTAATGAGATATCTTCATTGAGGAATTAA